A segment of the Lycium ferocissimum isolate CSIRO_LF1 chromosome 5, AGI_CSIRO_Lferr_CH_V1, whole genome shotgun sequence genome:
CATTTATGGAGCCTTAGACTCGAGGACGAGTCTTTCTCAACAAGGGGAGaatgatgaaagatgaagaatatcaaaaaattcaagaaaatcaagaaacacaagactgaaattcaagaaaaaaaaaagtccaagaagctcaagtttgaagattatttcccattcttgtttcttgaatccttttctaaataggtttcttgtttcttgatttatattttagtaggatttaatttcctatcattaGCAGGATTTTTATCCTAGATCTAGTAGGATtcagttttctttattcttttccttgtagaataggaattttactttccttgtttttagctacttcctttctagagtagaatagggatttgtagtcatcaaagaagagaccctaggcctatataaagggttcttaTTCTTTGTTAAACACTATTCACGTTTTTAGCATAAACCTAAATTTTGCAAAAGAGTTATTCtctctatttcttgttctttatccttgtttttggttccaagcaaggtggtgatagtctttacCTTGTTTTCAATTgcgtgtggtgtttctttatcacgttaattgatttcaagtggtgacttaggaactttatttgttcttgatcattcaagaacgcGTTTCTTGGTTAAAATTCGTTCAAATTCATACCCAGaaccttaattttctttccatcgTTTTGCCCTCAATACTTACTTaatttaaaccattcaatagttatttttatagttcaaatcgTCATCTTTCACATAGTTTTTGAATCACTTTAATCCGACGCCTACAACTTGAGATACATCCGTTTCTTGAATCTGCCCATCAAACcacttcaagaacaagatcctggtcgattggttctttgttaactcgaagaatcacatcactaagcatgcatgacatccgccttatgaggcattcagatgtacaggttatctctcttatttcatgtcacctttcatatctatattatgttgttattcatgctttacacactcagtacattattcgtactgacgtcccttcttgtgaaCGCTGCACTCATGTCCACAGGTAGGtcgggagacggatcagacccgtaggtgttctatcagcggattcttaggagcactccacttacttcggagctgcagtctatttggtattgtccttatgatcatttgtattctatgtagaggctcgtagacgcgtgtgtacagttagatgttttatagctccaccggttcatattgttgtataatacaTTGGTgtccttgtcggccttattttaagctcttgatactttactgttagccttgccggttttatgatatacgttatgttgtggcgaccttgtcggtccgcatatgtacatatgtgccgaatgatcggatattcctaTGTCGGGCCTTTTTTGtgtgcaggtgttctttgagttatgattTATAATGTTCAAATTAACGGATAAGTCGGGTGGTTCCTGGCCTACgagtcggagcccgtcatactcatCGTAGGGGTGTGACATTGCATCCCATATGTGGGACTAATCTTCTCATAAATTGGTCGTCCCCAACTTCACCATGCATTGAGAAAAGGCAAACAAGAAGAATAAGAATGCCTATATCTCCGAGCAAACCCTGTCCCTGCACTCTCTAGTAAAGAATTTGAATGAAACCAAACAACCAGCAATTGAATGCGATCTAGCACATGAAAATATTACTTTGTGTTCATAATCATTCTccattacattatggagcacaTGAAAATTCCTTTATTACAATGTGATACTACTGAAAACGAATAAAGAATCTCTTGTAATCACACTACAAAACAGAAGAAAGATAAAGAGCATATATTTCAACCTTCAGCCTCCAACATGTTATGATTGCGCTTTCGACATTGACGGTCCAAAGAGGGCGAATAATGCAAAGGATAGACAGCTCGACAAGTTGGGCAACTGTTCTTCTTGGATAGCCATGGCAGGAGACACCTTGTATGAAAAGCGTGCGCACAATAAGTTGCAATCACTTCATTCTCATTTCTAAACTCATCTTGACAAACAGGGCAAGTGTCATCCATCAGATCTTCGAGCCTAATAGCTGGACTTGCACACCAAGAACTTTGACATGGCTTGACTTCGACAAATCCTCTGGCGATATCGGTTGCAATGGGTGGTTTAGTTGGAAAAACTCCACCTTCACCCGTATATTCCCTTAACATGTTGAGATACTCGACGACATTATCAGTGTATGTATCATTCGGATCATTCATGTAATCAGCTGCGCTCACATTGGGTTCGGTGAAAACCTTTTGTATTTCAAACCGACGATAAAACGGGATAGGGGGAGGCAATGTTCTTAACTTGGGAAAAGCATCAAGATCAACATTAGCATCAAAATTGGCAAATCGAGTCTGGGAAATGCGAATGGCGATTACGTAAGTCGGTCGTGGCGCGGGGAGTAAAGCTTGAGAATCTTGAAACTTTGTGAAAAGTTTGTCAGAGATGTCGTTAGCCAAGTCTGGTATATCTTGTGGGTCAAATTGAAGAGTAGCAGATAAAAGCACGCGAAATAATGATCCGTCTTTGTTCAGTAGCTTCGAAAGATCAAACGGGATAACAGTAGAGCTCTTCCTCTTCATAGCTGTGAATTTTTTACGTCGAATTTTAATGAATGTACTGTTGATTATGAACACGCATAAGCCTTCGGATTGTGAAACTTGATTCCTCGTAAGCTTTTCGTTCCATAAGAAAAGCCCTAGCCCGTTGCATTGAGAGAAGTCACTGATTCTCGCCATTGAAATTGTTACTTTTGGTTGTCAAATATCAAGAATGCAATGGTAAGCTCTAGTGGAGGAAGTTATTTATATTGCAGGTGAAGTTTTCCGAATCCTGTTGTGATTGGGAAGTTTCCATAAAATAATACgtacgtgttttttttttttttttttctgggaaaACCACGCCGCTTTCTTTTAACCTTTCACGCGGGTACGTATATGCTTTAGTtacctttttaaaaaactttttattTACTGAACCAATTTTAGAggataaaaaatttaagaaaatgacaaaagttAGATACTttttccgtcccaatttatgtgacatctTTCGAATGTCgagattaaaataaattttctttgatcacattttttcatgacttttagatattttgaattttcaattattgtttttttttttttttttgtagttttcaaatatgtaaattttatgtcaaaaaacttaaagattcttTGACCGAATACATGGTAAAAGTCAACaggtttgactctcaaaatctGAATTGTACCACGTATATGTGGacagaaaaaataatttagcaAGATCAATAGAATCAGGATATTGATTAGCATTAAGAAAAATATCATTCCACCATCTAGCAAAATCCATTGTACTCACAATATTCGGCCAACTAATAGGACATAGTTTCCAGACCAATTGTGCTTTGGGGTATCTACAAAGCATATGATCAATTGTTTCACTTTAAATAGCGCAAATCTTACACACATCACAACTTATGTTTTAATCTTTCAGAAACAACATGATTAACAGGTAAAACATTCAAAATACATTTTCGAATAAAGTGTTATATAAAAACATTCAAAATACATTTTCGAATAAAACATTTATACTTGTTTTATATATTCGTAGACCACAAGAAATCCCAGAACTTTTTGGAAAAAGATTGATTACTCGATTGGTCTATCACTACTAACTCCTCAACATCTAACAATTTTTCTAGCTAAATGGTATCCCGATTTTACCTCATAATTGCCAGATTTAGTATGATGCGAAATAATTTTGTCTGACGATCCAGTGGAACAAATAGGGAAAGATATTATTGGATGAATATCTTCTGTACAAAACCAATTCCGTAAATCTTGCAACTTCCAAGTGTGAGTATTGTTGCTTATAAGATCATTCACTCGTAACTCTATATCCATTTGAGCATGGCGATAGCTAGGCCTGAACCCAAATGAGTTGGGAACCCAATGATCGATCCAAACTTTAATACTATCACCTGATCCAACCCTCCATCTAATGCCTTTTTGTAAAAGATCTCTACCCCAAATAATACTCTTCCATATTCATGAGCTAGCAGAAGAACATGCAGGTAGTTTTGAAGAAAGAGGTATGTTGAAAATACTTACTTTTGAGAATTCTATAAAGTAAAGAATCCTCTTGAGTCAATATTCTCCAAGCAAGTTTAGCCAACAAAGCCTGATTAAAAGATTTTAACTCTCTAAAACCTATTCTCCCTTTTGATTTTGCAAGACGAAGGTTCTCCCAttattcaaaatgcatttttcTCCTATCCTCATCATGCCCCCACCAGAAGTTAGAGAAAATAGTGGTTATCTCCTTACACAAAAAGATAAACATGATAAAGCATAAGAAGGAATAGCATATAAGACCAATTTAAGCATCACTTCTTTTCCTGCacaactttaaaaaatattttcttcaaccTTTTATCTTAGCTATCCTTTGTATATCGTAATTTAAAGTTTATAGATTTCCACATGAACCTtaaattaatatacaataataattatttaatggATCTCTTAATTCATATAGGGGTCTCGGGAATATTAGAGTTCATGTGAACCCATATATTACACGCTAGACTACCTCTGGCTATACTATATGACACCTGGAAATTGGACGGATTCAATTTATATATACACTTGCACTGTACtttgttttatataaaattactATAGATTTATTGGTTGTAACAGGCTAGTTAATACTTTTTGCAGGTTACAGATTGATATGTGCATGATGTAAAAAGTTACATGTGATTGATTGCTTCAAAGTAATGTAAAagcataaaataatttataatatgAGTGTATAAAAGTTTAACACAAAATGGGTATCTAAATAGGTTTGAAATGTTGGTTTAATAGGCAATTTTCGGTTATATCCATATGGTGCATATAAGTTGTTGGCTATCTTTTATGATGATGAATATATGACATTCTCCTTTTATCGTCGATTGACAGATAGGATGAATAAgatcttttcatatttaatCAGATGTTTCAGGTTCGAGCCACGAGAatgaaaaatatcataataaagCATGCTTCCCCCATTAATGGCATTATGCGGctcaattttaaattaatcggaGTCCCAAAAGGATATTAGACACTCGTAGCTGGgtggaaaataaaaacaagagtTTCACATGGTTTTCATCAAATTTATCTTAgaataatgatttctaaattcTTGAGTCATTAACCTCCTTAAATTTTCACAGGTTTGTAGTCTAGCCCAAAAATGACTTGAGAATAAACAAACCATTTCTAGTTTTCTACGGTACAAAGCTGACGTATacagaagagaaaaagaaattttgaagtCTATTAATTAAGTGCATCAATGACGATGATAgctttatttacttttttttttttttttgtttcttcccATCTTTGGCATTGTACTTCTAATTTTGATAAAAATACAAAGAGAATGGCCAACCACACTGGACTGACTCAACAAAGAGTAAAATAAATTATAGTTCGTCCAAGAGTCT
Coding sequences within it:
- the LOC132057991 gene encoding uncharacterized protein LOC132057991 encodes the protein MKRKSSTVIPFDLSKLLNKDGSLFRVLLSATLQFDPQDIPDLANDISDKLFTKFQDSQALLPAPRPTYVIAIRISQTRFANFDANVDLDAFPKLRTLPPPIPFYRRFEIQKVFTEPNVSAADYMNDPNDTYTDNVVEYLNMLREYTGEGGVFPTKPPIATDIARGFVEVKPCQSSWCASPAIRLEDLMDDTCPVCQDEFRNENEVIATYCAHAFHTRCLLPWLSKKNSCPTCRAVYPLHYSPSLDRQCRKRNHNMLEAEG